One window of the Pseudofrankia sp. DC12 genome contains the following:
- a CDS encoding DEAD/DEAH box helicase family protein, with protein sequence MGNFGFLLHEWPDLHEEAGLAERNARVDARTSCFYARRCLELAVRWVYEVDASLPVPQKNDMLNNLTAKPALVALVGRTLKGKMDVIRKKGNAAVHQKTPVDEKDAVAVLGELFHVLYWVARTYASDPAGLPAAGLAFSPAAIPPPLDVRKLTMAELKKQEAAFAEKQAALAEQLAQQRQLHADLKARYDELRAKYEAVKAANATLPDTHDYNEAETRELIIDLLLKEAGWSLDQQRDREFPVTGMPVSGGNASGTGKVDYVLWGDDGRPLALVEAKRASTDPRKGQHQAKLYADCLEQKFGQRPVIFYTNGYQTWLWDDHPGTGYAPREVQGFYTKDELRLLINRRSMRKALAGITINDKIVNRSYQSRAIRRIGDAFEQEKRRGALLVMATGSGKTRTVVALADLLARADWVKRVLFLADRQALVKQATNAFKEHLPGLTTVNLLEEKNVEGRVFVSTYPTMMNLINETAPDGRRRFGPGYYDLVVVDEAHRSIFQKYRAIFDYFDAYLVGLTATPRGEIHRNTYELFGLANGEPTDVYDLDDAVKDGYLVPARAVDVPLKFQRGGIRYADLSGEEKEQWDAAEWNEDGSIPDEVSADELNTFLFNKDTVDKALKVLMTRGLRVAAGDRLGKTIIFAKNQAHAHFIVDRFDANYPEHQGEFARVITHETSYAQDLIDKFSDPAKSPHIAVSVDMLDTGIDVPEVVNLVFFKLIHSKIKFTQMLGRGTRLCADLFGPGRDKSEFLVFDLCQNVDYFNQNLPVVEQAPPPSLGQRIFQRRADLLLRLDEKLGQASAGSATPGGPVITEADLRADLARRLREQVAGMNPENFLVRPHREQVERYSQPNRWKHVTPAVQADLDKLAGLPSAYEDDPAGEEARRLDLLILRLQLACLGAESGFATLRARVQEIAAALLAQTTIPAVKAQVDLLDDLTTDAWWQDVTPPMLENVRQRLRTLVRLIEKSKQKVVYTDFEDELGEISEGKLTWIPFGSDFESRIRTYLRSHESQLAVQKLRRGLQITTVDLAELVHVFLEIGLGTENDLEQATARHHGLGLFLRSLTGLDRESAARAFDEFQAGRTLTANQLHFLDRLIDVLAARGLLDVGQLYNPPLRSLAPRGPDKLFSLPEIATVKTILAQIRATAIPQIG encoded by the coding sequence GTGGGCAACTTCGGGTTCCTGCTGCATGAGTGGCCTGACCTGCATGAGGAGGCCGGGCTCGCCGAGCGGAACGCCCGGGTAGATGCGCGGACGTCCTGCTTCTACGCGCGCCGGTGCCTGGAGTTGGCGGTGCGCTGGGTCTACGAGGTGGACGCCTCGCTGCCCGTGCCGCAGAAGAACGACATGCTCAACAACCTGACGGCGAAGCCCGCCCTGGTGGCGCTGGTCGGCAGGACGCTCAAGGGCAAGATGGATGTGATCCGCAAGAAGGGCAACGCAGCCGTCCACCAGAAGACGCCGGTCGACGAGAAGGACGCCGTCGCCGTCCTGGGCGAACTCTTCCACGTCCTGTATTGGGTTGCCCGTACCTACGCCAGCGACCCCGCCGGCCTGCCCGCGGCCGGCCTCGCGTTCAGCCCGGCCGCGATTCCGCCGCCGCTGGACGTCCGCAAGCTGACGATGGCCGAGCTGAAGAAGCAGGAGGCCGCGTTCGCCGAGAAGCAGGCGGCGCTGGCGGAGCAACTGGCCCAGCAGCGCCAGCTGCACGCCGACCTGAAGGCCCGGTACGACGAGCTGCGCGCGAAGTACGAGGCCGTCAAGGCCGCCAACGCTACCCTCCCGGACACACACGACTACAACGAGGCCGAGACCCGCGAGCTGATCATCGATCTGCTCCTGAAGGAGGCCGGCTGGTCGCTGGACCAGCAGCGCGACCGGGAGTTCCCCGTCACTGGCATGCCGGTCTCCGGCGGGAACGCCAGTGGCACCGGCAAGGTCGACTACGTGCTCTGGGGCGACGACGGCAGGCCGCTCGCCCTCGTCGAGGCGAAGCGCGCGTCGACGGACCCGAGGAAGGGGCAGCACCAGGCGAAGCTCTACGCGGACTGCCTGGAGCAGAAGTTCGGCCAGCGCCCGGTGATCTTCTACACGAATGGCTACCAGACCTGGCTGTGGGACGACCACCCGGGCACCGGCTACGCTCCCCGCGAGGTCCAGGGCTTTTACACCAAGGACGAGCTGCGCCTGCTCATCAACCGGCGTTCGATGCGCAAGGCGCTCGCCGGCATCACGATCAACGACAAGATCGTCAACCGAAGCTACCAGTCACGGGCGATCCGCCGCATCGGCGACGCCTTCGAGCAGGAGAAGCGCCGAGGTGCCCTGCTGGTCATGGCCACCGGTTCCGGTAAGACGCGCACCGTCGTCGCCCTCGCCGATCTGCTGGCCCGGGCGGACTGGGTGAAGCGGGTGCTGTTCCTCGCCGACCGCCAGGCCCTCGTTAAGCAGGCGACGAACGCCTTCAAGGAGCACCTCCCCGGCCTGACCACGGTCAACCTGCTGGAGGAGAAGAACGTCGAGGGCCGGGTGTTCGTCAGCACCTACCCGACGATGATGAACCTGATCAACGAGACGGCGCCCGACGGGCGGCGCCGGTTCGGCCCGGGCTACTACGACCTGGTCGTCGTCGACGAGGCGCACCGGTCGATCTTCCAGAAGTACCGCGCGATCTTCGACTACTTCGACGCCTACCTCGTCGGCCTTACCGCGACCCCGCGCGGAGAGATCCACCGCAACACCTACGAGCTGTTCGGCCTCGCCAACGGTGAGCCGACCGACGTCTACGACCTCGACGACGCCGTCAAGGACGGCTACCTCGTCCCGGCGCGCGCCGTCGACGTGCCGCTGAAGTTCCAGCGCGGTGGCATCCGATACGCGGACCTCTCCGGCGAGGAAAAGGAGCAGTGGGACGCCGCCGAATGGAACGAGGACGGCTCCATCCCGGACGAGGTCAGCGCCGACGAGCTCAACACGTTCCTGTTCAACAAGGACACGGTCGACAAGGCCCTCAAGGTCCTGATGACCAGGGGCCTGCGGGTCGCGGCCGGCGACCGGCTCGGCAAGACAATCATCTTCGCGAAGAACCAGGCGCACGCGCACTTCATCGTCGACCGCTTCGACGCGAACTATCCCGAGCACCAGGGCGAGTTCGCCCGCGTGATCACCCACGAGACGTCCTACGCCCAAGATCTGATCGACAAGTTCTCCGACCCGGCGAAGTCGCCGCACATCGCCGTCTCGGTCGACATGCTCGACACGGGCATCGACGTGCCCGAGGTCGTCAACCTGGTCTTCTTCAAGCTCATCCACTCGAAGATCAAGTTCACCCAGATGCTCGGCCGGGGCACCCGACTGTGCGCCGACCTGTTCGGCCCGGGCCGGGACAAGAGCGAGTTCCTCGTCTTCGACCTGTGCCAGAACGTCGACTACTTCAACCAGAACCTGCCCGTCGTCGAGCAGGCGCCCCCGCCGTCGCTGGGCCAGCGCATCTTCCAGCGCCGCGCCGACCTACTCTTGCGCCTGGACGAGAAGCTCGGGCAGGCGTCAGCCGGATCGGCGACACCCGGCGGCCCGGTCATCACCGAGGCGGACCTGCGGGCGGATCTCGCGCGCCGGCTGCGCGAGCAGGTGGCCGGGATGAACCCCGAGAACTTCCTCGTCCGCCCACACCGCGAACAGGTCGAGCGCTACTCACAGCCCAACCGATGGAAGCACGTCACCCCGGCGGTCCAAGCCGACCTGGACAAGCTCGCCGGCCTGCCCAGCGCCTACGAGGACGACCCCGCCGGCGAGGAGGCCAGGCGTCTCGACCTGCTGATCCTGCGCCTCCAGCTCGCCTGCCTGGGTGCCGAGAGCGGGTTCGCGACCCTGCGGGCCCGCGTCCAGGAGATCGCGGCCGCGCTGCTCGCCCAGACCACGATCCCCGCCGTCAAGGCCCAGGTCGACCTGCTCGACGACCTGACCACCGACGCCTGGTGGCAGGACGTGACCCCACCGATGCTAGAGAACGTCCGCCAACGCCTGCGCACCCTCGTCCGGCTGATCGAGAAGTCCAAGCAGAAGGTCGTCTACACCGACTTCGAGGACGAGCTCGGCGAAATCAGCGAAGGAAAGCTCACCTGGATCCCCTTCGGCTCGGACTTCGAGTCACGGATCCGCACCTACCTACGCAGCCACGAGAGTCAGCTCGCCGTCCAGAAGCTGCGTCGCGGCCTCCAGATCACGACCGTCGACCTCGCCGAGCTCGTGCACGTCTTCCTGGAGATCGGCCTCGGCACCGAGAACGACCTAGAGCAGGCGACGGCACGTCACCACGGCCTCGGACTGTTCCTACGCTCACTCACTGGCCTGGACCGCGAGTCCGCCGCGAGAGCGTTCGACGAGTTCCAGGCGGGCCGCACCCTGACCGCCAACCAGCTGCACTTCCTCGACAGACTGATCGACGTGCTCGCCGCCCGCGGCCTCCTGGACGTCGGCCAGCTCTACAACCCGCCCTTGCGGAGCCTCGCCCCCCGCGGCCCCGACAAACTCTTCTCGCTCCCCGAGATCGCCACCGTCAAGACCATCCTGGCCCAGATCCGCGCCACCGCCATCCCCCAGATCGGCTAG